The DNA segment CACGTGAATGGCAAAAATACCAGAATGGTTTATTCAAAGAACAGCTTTcaatatacttaataataatatgaaaatttaataaaattaaatatatattacatatattattattatatttcgtTGCTAATTTGCTCTTTTCAATCAGCAGTTTTTCGAATGTAAAACAACAGATAAAAATATgcttttcggtattttttcaaCCACAAGCCACTTAAATTCCGTTAGTTGATTTTCGGCTTCGCACTTTTTTAAAAGTAACGATGTTTTCTAGATTTTGttaaaaacatgaaaataaaacatctTACTAGAGTTAATCGTAGTTcatatatttcggtatatcaatattgGCGCCACTGTCAAAGCGCTGTTAATGTACAGTGTatactatttttgttttgttctaaATGTGTGACAGCTGAgcgaacagcagcaaacaaaactcaaCCCAGTGGAAAGTTTTTCGTAAATTTAGCTCGCACTTCTAATTTTACTTTATACCGGTGTAGTACAACACGGTAAGTTCTTGTATAAATTGATAGTTGTTCAAAAAGCAAGTAGCTTCAATgataattttgtaattctaAAAATGGCCGGCAGTTAGACAACTCAAGgtcatataataatttttgtgtttggtaACGTAAGCTATATTTGAATAATCACTATAGGACATCTAAAACTATTTGTATATAAAGAccataaatagaaaatattgattttaatatagtGAAGTggaatttgcaataaaataaactagaATTACGTTTGCACCTGTTGCTTATACATCACTGCAAAGTTGTCGTACATATGTAAAGTGTATTAGACATTAACAGAATAACAATGACgctaacatatatgtatgtaagtgtgtgtatgttagtAATGTACAAATGGGTTGTGTGCGTCTGTAATcggaattttaatatttcctGGTTTATAGGAGGGGCTCGTAGCAAGATAAAGCTTGCGATAAgcattttaaagctaaaaatacaatatctaacacaattttaaaaatataaatttttaaataataataataataatagaagtTTGAGTAAAGGGATCAAATATTGAAACTGGTCAAAttcatatacaaattttataatagatactacaaaaaatacaacatttaatttaaattacttgtTAATACAATTAACGCTGCCTAACTCACTAAAGCCATTTTCCACAGCAGAAGGTCAGCTTCAATAACATTGTGAAATTCgatgtatattttgatttgctCTCCGATTGACtgcaattaatattattaacttTGATGATGTAGcaatatattaaagttgttcaTCAAATACCCTTTACAAAGGGCATTGTGATAAACAATGAAGTGCTCTGCTTACCTGCTATGCTGCCTTATCACATGGAGTGGCGCCCCCTATCGTGCCCCCAATCAAGCTTGTCTCTCTCGCTGATAACTTGGAGTAGCGCCCCCTATCGTGCCCGCAATAAAACTCAACGGCTCCTTTGGCTGCTTCTCtcactatctctctctctcgcgctctcttACTGATAAGACGCCCccattttgatatttaacGAAGAATGCAACTAAACGAAGTATTCATTCTCTAGCTAAACGTTCACCATGTCGGGCAAACTCATCCGTTGGGGCATCGCATCAGCTGGCAAGATCAGCGAGGATTTCGTTATTGCCTTGAGCACTCTCCCAGCCAGCGATCACAAGGTTGTCGCTGTGGCCGCTCGTGACCAGGCTCGTGCTGCAGCGTTTGCAAAGAAGCATGAAATCCCCACAGCCCTTGGCAGCTACGAAGAGCTGGCCAAGAGCAAGGATGTGGGTAAGTTATACTCACAGCTTGAAGTTGATCAGCTCACTTAGGATTACTTAATTTTTAGATGTGGTTTACATTGGCGTGCTGAATCCCCAGCATTATGAGGTgtcgctgctgatgctgaacGCTGGCAAGCATGTGCTCTGCGAGAAGCCACTGGCCATGAACCAGAAGCAGGTCCAGGGTATCCTGGCCGCCGCCAAGGCCAACAAACGCTTCTTCATGGAGGCCGTGTGGTCGCGTTTCTTCCCATCATACCAGCATGTGCGCCAGCTCATCCAAGCTGGTTCACTCGGTGAAATCAAGGAGGTCGTTGTCAACTTTGGCTTCCCCTTGGAAAATGTGGATCGTCTGCAGTAAGTAGTGGgatgatatattatattaagtataccAGGTGGGGTACACCAAGTTTCTTATGGAATTCCTATTGGAATGTCTgtcggtctgtctgtctatttaaataccaaaatttcATAACAGGTAACAGTGACTATAATGTTAAGGTTAGAAGTTCTGTTAATTGAAGTGGAAGAGTCACTGAGCATGTTAGCTAAACCGAATTGCTTGGTTAAATAATAGGAAAATCTTTGTTATAATATCTAGAACTGAGTTATTATCGAGTTATCTTTTACTTACTGAATCCCTTTTTTACTTGCAGGAAACGTGAGTTGGGAGGAGGTGTCGTCTACGATCTGGGCATCTACACCATTCAGGCAGCACAATGGGCCTTCCAAGAGGCACCACAAAAGATCGAATCGAGCGGCACCACCAATTCCGAGGGCATTGATGATGACGTCAGTGCCACACTCACTTACAGTGGTGGACGCACGGCACGCCTACGCGTCTCCTCCAAGGAGAAACTGGACAATTTGGCCGTGATCAAGGGCACCAAAGGACAAGTGACGGTAAGGCGCAAACAAACTCAATGAGTTGGCACATTTTTCAGGCCAACTGATAACTGATAACTGCTGCTGTTCACGTTCTTAGCTCGTGCTCATGTTCGGGCATGACGTAGCAGCTGGTTATCAGCTTATCACCTCGCTCCGTTATCCATTAACACGTTCTTTGCTTCATCTGTTATTTAGCTGGTTGACTTCTGGACGCCCAACAAACTGATCGACATCGATGGCAAGGAGAAGGAGTGGCTGCCACCCAAGGGCAAGCATACCACCAACTATGCCAACTCCGAGGCCATGCGCTACGAGGCCGAGGCAGTGCGTCAATCCATTCTTGCCGGCGATGTGGAGAACAAGAATGTCAGCTATGCCGACAGTTTGCTCTTCGCTCAGATCGAGGACACCATTCGCCGACAGGTCGGTGTGCTCAACAAGTACGATGaggaataaatatttgtatttaataactATTATAAACCATAAAGAAATCTATTAAAaatctgtatattttttaacattaCTTCTTAACTTTGAGTATTTTATTTCGTCGGaaattatttcacatttatttaggtGGCATCATCGAGATAAAGTGCAGTACTTCAAATCCAAATCAATTCAAGATTTATTAGAGCTTTCCCAACGATAAGATGAACTTGTTTCATTTTAGGGGACAAGTTACTATCAATTAAGAACTCAGAAAaggaataaataaatgaataattcctttcattttctattattttatacgatatagaaatttattacaaatctgtttatttgaatattatacaaattattgttgATATTGTTTCTTTAAAAGATttgatcaaatatttatattttcagcCATGAAGAAGATTcgattaataaaaaacaagtaagaaagttacagtcgagtgtgctcgactgtgagatacccgctacccatttttaataaaggcaaaatattgcggtattaatttgaaaatataacgaaagtattaaaaacactaaaaatataccaaatggtatgtttggtatatcaactaagacccctagtaagtaggcgtttttgctcaatcaaaagtatttctttaataacttccacaatttttatctgatcgcaattaaatttacaggaatcataactactatagtaattattgtttgcaccaaaattcgcaactctagctttaaaattacgtttgttattcgatttgtttgatttgcgggggcggaagtgggcgtgacaaaaatttaaaacaaacttgatctgcgtgcaaacataaaaaatgctgtcgaaaaaaaattatagctctatctcttatagtctctgcgatccagtgtttcatacggccggacggacagacacagaGGCTGACATAGCTAGATCGTCtctgctgttgacgctgatcaagaatatatatactttatagggtcggagatgcctccttctacctgttacatacatttcctgccggcacaaagttataatacccttctaccctatgtgtagcgggtataaaaaatatatcttccatattgtttcttttacttttactttaacGAAAACTTTACTATACGCCAGCTTTTACATTTAGTGTCATTGAAATAAACTTTAGTACtccaaatccaaatcaatTGACGATTTATAAGAGATGTCCCAGAGATAAGATCAGATGGGTTTCAATTGGGGGCAAGTAAATGACTTCTATGACGAATcaataaattatcaaaataaacacccagttattattataattatttatattattgtcgCCTATTACTTAAACGAACGTTGCATTAGTCAGCACTTTTATTTAGGTATCATTAATATACACTTTGGTtttccaaatgcaatttcacaATGTTTGAGAACTTTCCAAGCGGTAATCAACTTGTTCCAATTGAGCGGCAAAGTTACAATTAACTTTGTTTGGCCACAAAACACTCATAAATCAGTTAACTAACTAATCTATAAGTACAGCAAGTTCTCTGATCATTCGACACGTACAAAATAGTCATATAGAATTTCAGCACGTAATCCTGTGAcgttaaatgtttttcttaatttccgatttcatgttttttattttggctatTAAAAAGGGGGCTCGTCTTGAACTGATAAGCCTGGGCAAGAAATGGGCTAGACATGTGACTAGAGCTATAGATAACATAGTATTTCCATACTAGACAGTTTCAGGCACAGTGGGTAATACTCATCTTGgatttaaacaaattcaaaatccatatcttatttaaaaataatgtatatttttataatatgtgTCAACTTCGTATCgattcacattttaaatttaaagtgcaTTTTCTATTTCGAAATATTCcaatattgcaatattctATTCTAAAGTTGtagcttttattatttagattaaatctaaattttactaacacattttcaaaatatttccgaGTCTCTttcttaaaatgaaatgtcatctgttacatttcaatattcaaatattccgAGACTATATCGTTTATTATCtagattataaatatattttactaacCCATTTTGGAAATACTTTCCCCGACTCTTCTGAAACTAAAGCATTATAATATTCTGAAATTGTATCTCTGATTAGCCAGTTGTTATGAAAATTTTGCTGTCCCACGTTGGAAATACTTTTCAAGTAAAGCATTCCACAAACTCTTTAAAATGAAAccacaaaattatttgctattttgtattcaatatttatttaaataattgcaattactttttacttttatttagttcactttatgttttgttttacttttatcttatttcttttagtttttcttttttgtatttttcttgttgtttatcgagtttgcatatacatacaataataagtattaCTACTTAAATCGTGTCTaatgtatatttgttgtttctgttattGGTTTTTATCTTGTtcttgtattgttgttgtcgctgctgccatTGTGGGGTTCATTAAGGCTATACAGCCGAGGTCAAAAGAAATAGGCGGAACTTACAGAACTAACTGAATACTTAAGAACATCACGGACAGGcgatcaaattcaatttgttgacattacaaaaataaaattcattcacAATTGGTCAATTTGGAAAcgttaaatgcaaaaataataataataataaaaaacagttgtacaataaatatattgtgaAAACAAATTGGCTGAGCTCAAGTGTGAAATTCGTTGCAACAACGAGGTAAATTGTAGTTTCAAATTGAGGACGAACTTGGAAGTAGCAAGGCagataaccaaaaaaaaaggaagttTTAAGATCCAAACCTAAGCAACGAATTAGTGACTAAATTACATTGTGTATCTTAAGgctaaatttaacaattaaaactgatTTATACAAAGGCGCtaactctgctgctgctgatgtcgGAGCGGAGAGCGGAAAGTGGGATGGGAAAGTAGTAAATTGAATCGGAGACAAGCATTTTGCGTTTAGTGCTTTTTGAGTTGCATCTGCTTTCGAGACCGTTTACTCGATAAAAAGTAAACGGTTCTGTATAAactattttatgttttgtttttgtttgcttttgattcCAACGCTGCCCACTTAAACATAATTAAGTCTTCTGCTGTGTAAAATTGCTATAAAAACTATCCCAGGATGTGACGACCATACTTAGATGACATCGCCCTCTACCGCTCCGGCTCCCGCTCCTCCTACCACTTCACCACATGCTGTAGCTAACGGTTGACGTGGCTGTGGCGTCGAGGTCAGCGTTAAGAGCTGCTGCTTGCGTTCGGGTTGCTCCACAACGGCCACAATGGGCGTGGGATTGAtgagcggcggcggcagctcCTCGAAGGTCATGCAGCTGCCGCGTTGCGCCTCCTCCACAATGGGTGGCGTGTCAATGGAGTCAATGGTGCTATtactttggctgctgctgctgcgcacTGTGGCAGCCGCATAGCCCTCGGATACCGCCACCAAGGCGGCTGTGGTGTTGCGATTGTGCTGCAGCAAATCATTGATCTGCGAGAGACGCGACGAGCTGCCAATGGGTGCATTCAAACTGATAAAATCCGCAGGCACTGTGGCGCTGCCAAGGCGTCCCATCACCGTCGAGCAATTGCTGGCGGTGACCACAgagcagttgctgctgctgctgatcgAGGCTGCGACGGTGGTTTCCAGTGCATTCGTGTGCTGATATTGCGTCGCATTCGAGGCTGTCGTCGTCGCATTGCCATAAGGTGGAGCCGATGGCACCGAGCACGAACTGTACGATCCGGGCGATGCACTTCCACCGCCACTCGTGGACGTCGTCTGCTGGTAGCCGCTGTACGAGTTGAGCTGCAAGTGCAAAAAGAATCGTCAGTTAAAAACGGGTAAATTGGTTGCAGAATGGGTTTAACTCCAGCAATGTTTTAAGCAATACGCTCCTAATGCTCCCATTATTCTGACACTCTCATTTCTCTCTCacatctttctctctctgtgtcgcttaatttgatattttgacTGCCCTTTGCTCAAAAATTGTGTACGCTGGTTTTACAAAACTAgagaaaaccaaaacaattCAGTTTTTCAAGTGACACGcctattttataattataggGTCGCTATTGCAGtttacaatttctttttatctacattttaattgttttatattattagtgTGATATCTTCCAGTCCAGCTTGACACGACTTTATTTTCTCACGAATAGAGTTTTTAATTGCTCTTAatgttgtaaatttttattattgtggcCAACTTAAAATTTCTTGGGTTAAAGTTTTTTAGTTAGTTGTAGAAACCCTGCAGagatcatttatttttattgtagtaAAGCGATGTTATTGCGTTCCCtaaagaatttgttaattaaggATACTCCTTCCATGGATTTGAAGTCAATTACTTGTGAAAGTATGTTGAGAACATGATTTGGAATCATTTTTAATCTTCCAAGCGCCTTAAAGCTTTCTAATGCTCCCAACTCATTGAAGAGTGGATGGATTCTCTAGAAAATTCGATTCTGAAACAATATCTCTTAGTGGCTTAAGGGTTTCTAATCATTATAGAATAGGAAGAAATTATTCACTAACCCTTTTAAGATAAACAATTGGAGAACCATATTTAGGACACATTTCTAATGAGTAACCTAAAGAATTACCCTTTCAAGCACTCTTTTTATCAGGATTAAGAGCCAAAATGAGCgcataattcatttaaaatcgTGCAAACAGAGACATGGCTTTGGTCTTTATGTTCCTATTGCTCCATAGTCAAAAAGACGAACAGATTCCTCCCCTCTCTTATATATTTCGGTCGAAGTTTCGAATTCGGGGTCTTCTACTGTCTGGAGGATTCACAAAGCTCTACTCACCTGAGCGCTGCCATAGCCGATGGTTTGATGATAGGTGGGCGTCAACAGCTCTCCATACGAGGGCGTGGCATTGCTACCACTGGCAAAGAGACCCGAATCAAGGCTGTCCAGCTGCGGATAGCTGCTCGCATAGCTCGACTgctggacagcagcagcgttgcTGCCTGTCGCTGCAACTGGCGATTGTggtgtctgctgctgttgttgctgatagtAGCTGACGCTCGTCTCGGGCGTGTAAGCTGGCGAGGCATAGCCGGAGCTGTAGTTTGATTGCGGCTGCATGAAATAGCAATGCGATgaagcggcagcggcggcggcaacagcaggTGAGACGCCACTCgcggcgctgctgctgttgccatacGCCAAGCCACTCTgattgccacttgccacaacTGGCGCTCCTTGGCTCTGTCGCTGCTCCATGTCCAGTCGCATCACCGTGTGTATGTAATGGGTGCGCACACGCGTCGGATTGAATTCCACGCGCCCCACCGTGTTGCCACATGCCTCACGCGTACAACCGCACGGAAACATGGCGCGATCTACCTGACACTTGATGCCCGCCTGGCTGCATGCGCAAGTCTCGGGATCACAAAACTCGCGACACGAACAGCCGCACACCTCGCGCGAATTCCTGATGTCCCGGCAATCGATCTTTTCGCTCGCATCGATCTTGCGCACACCGGCTGCCTTGAGCAGTGCCCGACGTTGCTTGGGCGTCACCGGTTGCAGGAAGCCATTGGAGCCATCGTCGGCATCGCTGCCGCTGCCCTCGCTCAAATAATCCTCCTCGGACTCTTCGCTCTCGTCGCTGCTCGAGCCGCCCAAgcgcaactgttgttgctgctgttgctcctgatTCTGGCTGCGATGTGCACGTCGAAGTTCAGCGGCGTGCTCCGCCAGCGTCATGGTCTTGAAGGCAATATGCATCGCGCCCATGCCGAGCGTGCATCCGCCGGCGGTGGGCACACAATTGAAGCCCTGTTGCCGCGGAAAGTAATAGACCTTGACGTTGTCAAAGTTGATGGAACGCTTGGCGCGTTTCTGGGTCGTGGAGGCGCTGGTGGAGGAGCAGTTGGACGTGGAGAGATCGGGCGGCAGGGCCAGCTCAATGGCATCATCCTCCAGGCGGCGCTTCAAATTGGACCGCAAAGGTTTCACCGCACTTGTGGCTACCACAGGaattgaagctgaagcaaTCGTTGTCGCCGTGTTGTTGAGTCGATCGTTTTCGCTTCCCAAACCCGAATCGGAGCCTCCATCGCTGCGCAGTTCCTCTTCTTTAGTTTTCACCGGCGTCTTGGGCGTTGCGTTCCCTTCGCCCGGAGCTTCAGGCAGCACCATCGTGTGGCCATCAATGTGGTTGCCATCGCTTGTCACCGGCATTGGAGTGTCCAGCTTTAGCCAGAGCAGCTCCCCATTGTTCTCAATGccctcctcctcatcctcgggctgctgctgcgtgaACTCATCGATGGCCAACGGATCCTCGGATATGTTATCGGAGGCGAGCGATGAATTTAACTCGTTATCGCTGATCACAATAATCTCATTGTTGGGAAAACTATCCAGCTCCAGATACTGTTCGTCCAGTTCCTCGTCATCTTCGTGCACCACATGCTGATGcacttcgtcgtcgtcggtgAGCGGCTCATGCGCGAAATCCGCCAGCTCATCGTCGAGTTGCAGAGGCACCATTAATTTCGCTTTAGCCGCCGCCGCTGCATGCACTTTACTTGCATCAATGATGGACGTCTTAATTTGACGCTCAATATCATCCTCATCCTGTGACTGCTGTTCgtgttcctgttgctgttgctctgccACTGCTTGCTCCTCTTCCTCTGGCTTGCCACTAGTTGTGGCAACGTCCAGCTCGCTGTTTACGCTTGTTGTGCTGCCAAACattgtgctgttgctggcatttTTTTGGATGTACGTAAAAATCTTCTTGATCGGACGGAACATGCTCCTCATGGCCGCCCCTCCTTTATGAAGCACTCAGATAAATGCTTCAGAGCATTCAGGCTtccgccgctgttgctgcttcctCAGTACTTCAGCCTGCCAGTCAAAGGCTGCTGCTTCAAAGCCATCTGTAAGGGAGAGATAAAGACAAAGAGAGTTAGGTATTGCTTTCAAATGCAAAGAGACAAAAAGAGTTGTGTGGAAGTACGGTTTTTAGCATAGAAGAAAGCTCAAAAGCAGCTAATAAACGATCACATTATGAACACAACTTATCGGTGCAATAAAACAATAGATCCTTACTACGGTGAGagacattttgttttgtaagttaaaaaagttattattttcatttcgataaAGTTCTTGCATTGAGTGACATAAAGCGACGAATAAACTTTGTCATCAAAATGCAAAGAGTTGTTTTAAACtagaatatagaaaaattataatgGCCATTATTGGCTTACCCTGCGTACATCTCTATAACAACCGACAAAGAATGAAAGTCGTCGATTGCCatcaataacaaattgaaGACAACAACTTATCgttgcaataaaatgaaagtatCCTTCTTGTTATAAGAGATATAGAGACAAAGACAGTTTGTTTTGTAAGCAAAGCTTTTAAGAATTAGAAGTGAAGTGTGCAGCAAAGCAGAAAGCTCATAGCTAGATAGATCAATGAGAAATTCAAGCACAATTCTATAGAAGAGAcaagttatcgatatatcCTTGCGGTTGTTGTGATCAATCATATCAATCACATACTTTGTGTACATCTCTATGATAGTCAAGCAGAGTGATTGAGAAAATTCCAGGgcaagctcacacacacataattgtTGCGTGTGTATGCGGAGGTCACACCTAGAGTGAACcgacaacgacgtcgacgttggcGACGACGCCACGTGCAAACTGCGCCAGGATTCATGCAAATGCGAATTTTTCTATTCACGCATATGCAACAGCTTGtggcaaattcaattaacatCAATTGATAGACTGCTGCTATGTGTTCAATAatgcaaatagtttttatacatgtaaattaagcaaaatcaATATTTCTTGCACCTTTTATAGATTTGTAGATTTTACAATATGCGCTTTAAATTCCTTTTCACGGGTCACTTGATGTTAAAAGTGTAGAAACTCCTTTTTGGAATTTGCGTTGCAGCTGTGAAAACTGCGACGACGGGGAGACCACAACGTATGTTAGTGTATGCGTGCGTATacgtgtgctgtgtgtgtgtacgacAGCAAAGGAGGCGCAGCGCAGAGATCACAAAAATCGTTGtagttgtgtgcgtgtgaataATGTacgcgtgtatgtgtgtaagttgAGTTCGCAACAGGACGCAGTTGTTGGTTTGCACAATTTGGTAATCACTGAATGTTTTAATAGTCACAGTAATCTTAAGCCGCACTCTCAGTTCTAGTAAAAGCACAATTATTTAATCATATACATAGGCAACGATTTAACCAATTTTTTTGCTCGACGTTTTCACTTCTCTCGCCtcaaatgttattattaacaGTGTGACCTCTCAAGtccatttgaaaatatacgTTTTGCTCTGCGAAACATACCAAAAACTTGCCATTTCCGCAAATACCATGGTTACCAATATTTAATACACGATAAAAAGAATAagatttaatttctttttaatagtttttgttAATTACTGTTTAAGCAAGGTTAAGGTTTAAAAACTAACGCGGGGCAGTATTTCTTCTTTtgtcaaaattaaacaatattcaCGTTATCgctaataatttaataaaatacctATATTTTCACgtgaatttattgaaattttcattattaacaGATTTTCAGCATAATTTCTGGTATAACATAGagtttcataataaataattgaagtgcaaattaaacttataattataaaattatttacaatattatagTGAAAAATTACATTCCAAATTAATTCGATTCAACGAAAGTTGAACTATATTCGGTTGGTTTCGTTGAGTTGGTGAGTcgttcaattatattttatggtacattttggtatattcggAAAAACAACTTGCGGTCACGTTGGATACAgctctaaaaaaaatttgtaagtgGATTCTTAAGTTTAATTGAGGAAAATTATTCGAAAACAGAGTGGGTAATTGCTATTAAAATCGCGAactaaacataataataaaaaagaatatttaaaagtgcAAGTCACGTCTGACATTTGTTGTAACGCCTTGAAACTGACAAAAACAAGAGGCTGGCTGGCAACACAACTACggctgagctgagctgtgaTGAGAGTCGTGGTGTGGAGCAGAAAGAAAGAATCAGTCGCTGTCTATCTCTGTCTGCGTGCGTTTCGTTTCACCAAGTGCTCCGTGGCTGCGCTACGTACAAAACGCAAATAAGAAATCGTAAATCAcagacaaaaacacaaaacaaagagCGTGTGGCAAAcggcaaaaaaataaagcgtgcaaaaaacaacaacaactagaagcTGCAATCAAAGTGCGTAACGTGAAACACAAGTGTTTGGTAGAAAGGGCGCGCGTTTATTTctcaaattaattaagaaaGTTGTGTAAAAATTTTTCATGTCCACCATTACAATCGTCATCGATAGCAGCCGTTGCTGAGCgctgagagagaaagagagcgcgaGCGCAATCAATTCGCCCcacaaaaacatacacacacacacacacatgcatacttTGAACCTGCTGCTGCAAAAGTAGTGTGAGTAAACGAGTGCGATAGCTGTCCTCGAATTTGGGTGCGTTGTATGCGATAGCATGAGCCAGAGAGGGACAGCAGTAAGTCGCTCGACTGCAGCACCGCGCACAGTGGCAACAAATCGCGCAATAATTGTGCGTTTGTTTTTGCACATGAATGATAGCCAAAAGGGCGATATAACTGAATAATAGAAGTGCTGCAGGTGTTTAAGACAGTGAACGGAGGTCTCAGGTTATCAGCTCAGAGTTCTTGCGAGTATTCTGCCTGattctttgttttattcttattttcatttttttgcgtCTTAAAGTGCAAAGCTTCGAAATATCTctctgtgcatgtgtgtgtactttgaATTTATCTACAATCGTCGCTTATCGTTGACGCCCCCggttc comes from the Drosophila sulfurigaster albostrigata strain 15112-1811.04 chromosome 2L, ASM2355843v2, whole genome shotgun sequence genome and includes:
- the LOC133842435 gene encoding trans-1,2-dihydrobenzene-1,2-diol dehydrogenase-like; the protein is MSGKLIRWGIASAGKISEDFVIALSTLPASDHKVVAVAARDQARAAAFAKKHEIPTALGSYEELAKSKDVDVVYIGVLNPQHYEVSLLMLNAGKHVLCEKPLAMNQKQVQGILAAAKANKRFFMEAVWSRFFPSYQHVRQLIQAGSLGEIKEVVVNFGFPLENVDRLQKRELGGGVVYDLGIYTIQAAQWAFQEAPQKIESSGTTNSEGIDDDVSATLTYSGGRTARLRVSSKEKLDNLAVIKGTKGQVTLVDFWTPNKLIDIDGKEKEWLPPKGKHTTNYANSEAMRYEAEAVRQSILAGDVENKNVSYADSLLFAQIEDTIRRQVGVLNKYDEE
- the LOC133838733 gene encoding uncharacterized protein LOC133838733, giving the protein MRSMFRPIKKIFTYIQKNASNSTMFGSTTSVNSELDVATTSGKPEEEEQAVAEQQQQEHEQQSQDEDDIERQIKTSIIDASKVHAAAAAKAKLMVPLQLDDELADFAHEPLTDDDEVHQHVVHEDDEELDEQYLELDSFPNNEIIVISDNELNSSLASDNISEDPLAIDEFTQQQPEDEEEGIENNGELLWLKLDTPMPVTSDGNHIDGHTMVLPEAPGEGNATPKTPVKTKEEELRSDGGSDSGLGSENDRLNNTATTIASASIPVVATSAVKPLRSNLKRRLEDDAIELALPPDLSTSNCSSTSASTTQKRAKRSINFDNVKVYYFPRQQGFNCVPTAGGCTLGMGAMHIAFKTMTLAEHAAELRRAHRSQNQEQQQQQQLRLGGSSSDESEESEEDYLSEGSGSDADDGSNGFLQPVTPKQRRALLKAAGVRKIDASEKIDCRDIRNSREVCGCSCREFCDPETCACSQAGIKCQVDRAMFPCGCTREACGNTVGRVEFNPTRVRTHYIHTVMRLDMEQRQSQGAPVVASGNQSGLAYGNSSSAASGVSPAVAAAAAASSHCYFMQPQSNYSSGYASPAYTPETSVSYYQQQQQQTPQSPVAATGSNAAAVQQSSYASSYPQLDSLDSGLFASGSNATPSYGELLTPTYHQTIGYGSAQLNSYSGYQQTTSTSGGGSASPGSYSSCSVPSAPPYGNATTTASNATQYQHTNALETTVAASISSSSNCSVVTASNCSTVMGRLGSATVPADFISLNAPIGSSSRLSQINDLLQHNRNTTAALVAVSEGYAAATVRSSSSQSNSTIDSIDTPPIVEEAQRGSCMTFEELPPPLINPTPIVAVVEQPERKQQLLTLTSTPQPRQPLATACGEVVGGAGAGAVEGDVI